The Alligator mississippiensis isolate rAllMis1 chromosome 11, rAllMis1, whole genome shotgun sequence genomic interval CTTTTCCAGCATTTGTGTAAAGCAAATCCCACACTGAAGGACAGTTTTGAACGGAGAAGAAGAGAGAATCAAGTCCATTTTGAATCCAGTGCTCTGCATTAACTGGCCAGTTCTTACTATGGTGAGAGGCCAGGCACATGCACCCCAGCTTTGAAgtttctgctccaaagagcagcaGGTGTTCTTGAATAAGGGCAATAAGTGTAGTATGTTGACACTGATTTGCACTCTAGGCACACATTGAAAGTTCAATTTGTCTTGCTCTGGAGAGTGGTAAGTGTTGGGTCTGGTGTACATGAAGATAGTTACCCCATAGTACAGCCCCACCACAGTCAGATGTGAGGAACAAGTAGCCAGGGCTTTCTGCTGTCTTCTGGTTGACTTCATCCTCATGACTGTAGAGAATAAACAAGTGTGAGAGGCTAGTATGATGGAAAAAATGGTGAGGAGCAGGACAATACTACTAACGAAGACCAGAGTCTCATATATGGAGGTATCAGAGCAGGACAAATCTCAGATGACATGGCCTAAATCAATGCATACCCTAAGCTTACTCACACCAGACCCTCTGGTGCTACAGCCATGTTAGAGAAAGTTGGAAAGTTTCCATCCCTACCTGGGGTAACTGTGCTTTCTATGGCAGAGTATAAATCCAaactgcaggggctggaggggtctGAAGAGTTGGGGCTTAGTGTCCAGCACTTCTGAGTGTCTTTCAAGATGGTGTTCAAGGACCTGGCTATGTGTTTCACCCAGGTGGAATTTGCACCCCCGGAAAAAGGAAACAGGGGGgtttaccaggaccagatgcttaCCAAACCCATTTTTTTCCCTTGGTAAAGCTTCCTTTTTACTGTTCCCCACAACTGCAGGACTTTTGAATATATTCTTCTTCTTCAGTGTTATCTTTACCTGTGGTTTGCTGCCGTTTCAAATCCATGTTTTCACACCACTCTGCCATTTGCTAAGGCTTTCATTAGCTTTTTAATTTTCATAGTCTTCATTATCTGATTCTGCCAACTTCTCTTAGCTCTTCATTTTACTCTAACACCCGAGTGCTACAGCTGAAAATGTGCAATCTGCTGCAAGCCTCTGCTACACATCCTCCCCCTGCAGAGGGAAGTCCTCCTAAATTCTCTCTCCCCCAATCCTGTCCATCCATGCCCCAGTTACCTTAAGGGCTTAATTCATGGGTGGGGTACAGAGGAGGACAGAGTCCATGAAATAACTCTCAGCAGGTCTGCAAGggctacagcccagctgcaggcagttgggAGTGATTACAGGTTGGGCCAGCTATTACCTGGCCACAGAGAGTAAAAAGTCTCCAAGAGAAAGGCATCAGAGGGAAGGGCGAAAGTTTTTGATGGAGTCAGGGGCATTTTTTCAGGCCTAGAACAGACAGAATTATAAGTGCACCCCATATCAGCTATGTTAAGTTATGCTATTGAGTGCTGGTTTATGTTGTTGATGGCTCCCGAGAGGCAAGTGTGTCCAGGAAATaaagagctgtgtgaagcttaaAAGCTTTTGAGCTAAGAAAGCCCCCAAATCTGCTACAGGGTCTAGATACCAAactatctggaaaattataaaagtGAGAGGGGAATGGAGGGTTAAAGCCATTTatgaattattttatttgaatCAGTACTTGCATCCAGTACATTTTGTATTCCAGTCTGGTCCAATTTTTCCAGGTACAGAGAAATAAACCCTTTCCTTTTCACTTTCTCTGTGTTCAAAGTCTCATTATGGATGTAAGGTTAGGGAGcttcctcttcttttctctttccttttttagtGATGCAATGCATTAACACAATACATTTCATTCCAACAAAACGTATAGATCTACTTGTCAATAGTGACTTCTCATTTCTCATGATTAAACCTATCAAAGAGAAAAGGGGCTGATTAAAATGGAGCTCtctctatctttttttttctcccaaggacTCTACTGATGAGCTCTGTGGAGTTTAATTGGTTTTAAACTGGTGAGGGTAAGAAGATTCAGGCTCAATTCCACCTGGAAAAGTGACTGCTGGAAATGTGTCTGTTTGAACACTTGACCTATTTCCTGCAAGAAGATTCCAGCCTTTTGCAGGATATGGGCTACACAGGTTCTTCAATCACCTATAATCTTGCAATAATTTGGTTAAATCTCATCTAAAAGGGGCTGGGGGCTTTTCCAAAAGGATCAAATGATAGAGGAGTCTGAATGCCTCTGATTTGCAGAAGGACAGAGTTAAGGCAGAGATCTTAGAAAAAAGAAACCGTAAATTTCTGAATGTTCCAGTCTGTTCTCCTGGCTTTGATCAAACCATTTACATAACAGCAAACTATGGATACTATCAATTCTAGTGGAGGACTCTGTGTTTTCCAACCAGCTTCCTAAGGGCTCCTAAaacatccctgtttctcaggctgtatatGACAGGATTCAGAACGGGGGTGATAATGGAGTAAAACACAGGCACAATCTTGTCTTGCAGTGTTGAGTGGTCAGCATTGGGTTTCATGTACGTGAACATTGCTGCCCCGTAGAACAGCCCCACCACAGTCAGGTGTGAGGAGCAAGTGGCCAGAGCCTTCTGCTGTCCTGTGGTTGACTTCATCCTTAGGACTGAAGCAAGGATTCGAGCATAAGAGGCTAGTATAATGGAAAAAGGGATAAGGAGCAAAATACTGCTATTAAGAACCACCACAGTCTCATAGGTGgaggtgtcagagcaggacaatttGAGAAGGGGAGGAATCTCACAGAAGAAGTGGTCAATGGATTTTGAGCCACAGTAGGGCAGACGCATGGCATAAACGGTATGAATTAAGGCATTTATGAGAGCACAAAACCATACTACGGCTGTCAGGCCCAGGCAGACTTGTCTGCTCAGGAGGACGGGGTATTGCAAGGGTTTGCAAATGGCTACATACCTGTCATAAGACATGACTGCTAGAAGGAGGCATTCTCCCCCTCCAATGGTTAACATGAGGAAAACCTGAGTCCCACAGCCAGCCACAGAAATGGTGTTGCCTGGGGTCAGAAAGTCCACTGACATTTTGGGGATTATAAGCAGGCTGGGGCAGATGTCCATGAAGGCCAATTGGCtaaggaaaaagtacatgggggtgtgaagggaaGGAGTCACTTGAATTAGAAACATGAGGAGAGCATTCCCAAACACAGTGGTAATGAAGGCAAGCAAAATCAGAGCAAGGAAGAACATGTGGACTTTGCTGTGATTCAGCAGTCCCAGCAGAATAAATTCAGTTGCATTTTGCCTCTCCACTTGCACTTCTCTTGGTTGGTCCTGAAGGAAATAAAGAGGGAAAGCTGAGAGGATGTGCATGTTTTATACTGGATAAAACTAGTGATGCCAGATTTGTGCCCCATTTGCAaaagggctgtctgctccaagcaggagcaacagcagtggcagcagaaatcAGACTAGCTTCCCTTTGGGATGATGCCTTCAGCACTTTGCTGCCAAGTCAGACTCTTTCTTTGTCTGTTAGTCCCCCTTAGCACAGTTTCAGCAGGAAGGCTTTAGGGACCCTTAATCAAGTCCACATCTATGCGTTCCAATGAGAACATGAATgagcatgtgtacaggcagccACAGATGTGAAAAGGATACGAAAAATCAGGTATGTCAGAGTGTCTGCTAGATGCCCTTTAACAACTGTGGCAGGTCCATAGGGTTGCTTGAGAAATGTGGGAGACACTTAGacaatttaataaagacatttgtattgtggtctggatctggcaaAGCTTGGGCACACGTTCAGCTTCATGAATGATAGTGGAGCCTCTTGCTTCTCTCAATGCCAGTAAGAGGGTGCAAGTCTCAAACAGGTTGGTGGCTTTCAGGAGACCAAATAATTATCTTTGAAATCCCAATCTCTATGCAATTCATTCTTGTGAGGCATATTAAACAAACAGAACAAACCTTGTATACTCTTGCTAGAGGATGGATTCAAAAGAACTAGACGTGAACATTTGAGCGAgataagcaaaaaaaaacccaacaaaaaaacaatCCTTATCTGTGACTTTCAATGAATTATAGCTCAATTAATGTTATATAAATAGTGTGATGTCTGTACAACCAGGATTTCAACACTTACATGTCATCCTGTAAACTGCTGCTCGTTCTACCATTAGGAAAGCTTTATAAACTAGACCTTTAATAAAAGGAACATTCCACTTCAATTAAAGACAGAATGTTCAACTAATTCATGAAATTATTGCTACATTTACATATTATGCTCATCACATTTTAATAGTTTTTCTGCTAAAATGAATACATGTTATTATTGATGCTAGTATTTGAAACAATACAGGAAGAAACGTTTACTCTGACCTTTATGTAAAAATCCTAACTGAAATCAGATAAAGAAAAGTAAATGGAAGAGTGGTGGTGTTGGTAGTAAAACCTACATATTTCTCAAAATCTAAACCTCTGTAACTGGCAAACCATAGGAAACAATGACTTACCTTCATCAGTCTTATGTAGTTGAGAGAACGGTTCCAAAAGGAAAGAATATTGATCTCTTGAGCCAGAAACTCTTCCAGATTTAGTCTACTGGATTTTTCTATTCCTAGAACACATTCATTTCCCCATCACTCTAGTATATAAACATCTATAACAGAACCATTATTTTGTGATCAATATTTATTGCAATATGGAAAGAAATAAGCAACTCCTGTAAATCTCATCTTTCTGTAATTCAAAAAGTATCAAAGAACATTGCATCATTGTAAACACAGGTAGTGAGGATTTGAATTAACATGTCCATCCTGTAATATTGCTCAATATATTCTTACAGAAAGGAATCAGTTCAAAATAGCTTGTGCATCAGTTCAATTTCCTTTCCCAAAATTAAATATTATAATACATTACATTGCATTACTTTACATcccaaaatatttaattaaagatCCATGTTTGAAATATGAGAAGATTTTTGTGGTTCTTCCTATAGGCTAAAAACTGGATTATTGATGGGGTCATAAAAAGAATCTGGAATAAATACCAAAGAGACTGGTGGACCCTTTGTACTGAACATAGTACAGGAAGACTGAGAAATAACAAATGCATCTCCAACTGACTGCTACTGCTGCCCGCATCAAGTGTTTCTGGAATCGAAAGCCTAAGTGATTCTCAGATAAAAGCCAGTCTTTTATATGCTAAATCAACATTGGGAGAATTACATCATCCAAACATAGATCATTTTAAAGCACTAAACAAATCGATTACATTAATTTTACCAGGCCCTGGGTGCTCTTTTCCCAAGTCTTTAATTAAAGTTCAAAAACATGTAGGTCCCTACATGAACCTTCTCTACAGAGATGTAAGGAAACAACTGTGGCCTTCTGCTTGAGGAGATGTCTTTTCCTCTGTTGGCACAAGGTGGGTTAGACTGAAAAAACAAGACAATTTGAAAAGGGGAAAACAATGTATAATTTCTTCCTAAATGAAGTTCTGGGATTATGTGCAGTAGGAGCTGTCCaatatttatgtttttatttgaCTGCGTAAAGGAAAGCATCCCAAAATTTTGGAACTTTTGGTGCAAGAGGAATCCAGACTCTGACTGGTCTTAGGTGACATTTATCAATGAGGACCTGCCATTCTTCATGCAAAACAAATCCCACAACAAGGGGTCAATGTTGCACATAGCAAGGAGAAAAGAATCAGTGGTCTACAATTGATCTCCATGCTGTACACTAACTGAGTAATAACACTAATTAAGGTGAGTGACCAGGTCCACACACCTCAGTTTTTCAGAGTTTctacacaaagcagcagcaggttttCTTGAGTAAGAACCAGAAATACAGTTCATTATCTGAGACTGGCTTGCCTGTAGACACACATGATCTTCTAACATGTGCTGCTACCATAGTCTCTGAAAAAAGGTGGACCACAATGCAGGAGCAGAAACATCTGTCCTACTGGGATCAGAGGGACAGGCTGGTACTCAGGACCTCTCACTTCCAAGTCAGAAGTCACTTAGTGCCCCCAGATATTTGGGAGTAACAACAGAACATGTGAA includes:
- the LOC132244051 gene encoding olfactory receptor 2T33-like, with product MKDQPREVQVERQNATEFILLGLLNHSKVHMFFLALILLAFITTVFGNALLMFLIQVTPSLHTPMYFFLSQLAFMDICPSLLIIPKMSVDFLTPGNTISVAGCGTQVFLMLTIGGGECLLLAVMSYDRYVAICKPLQYPVLLSRQVCLGLTAVVWFCALINALIHTVYAMRLPYCGSKSIDHFFCEIPPLLKLSCSDTSTYETVVVLNSSILLLIPFSIILASYARILASVLRMKSTTGQQKALATCSSHLTVVGLFYGAAMFTYMKPNADHSTLQDKIVPVFYSIITPVLNPVIYSLRNRDVLGALRKLVGKHRVLH